One part of the Truepera radiovictrix DSM 17093 genome encodes these proteins:
- a CDS encoding cyclase family protein, giving the protein MCPPGVLRHVHQALSRRDLFKLGAGAALAGAFPAATRAQAARTLRFANLRVAHVQDLTHPLSPRFPVFPAYEPMRVTKLFDVEADGFFANRWDLAEHTGTHLDAPAHFIANGVAADGLEPESLLAPVAVIDLRERAAADPDTALGVDDLTAWEAEHGPLPDGAAVFLYSGWDARAGDARAFLNADAEGTLHFPGFSPEAAAFLVSERRIVGVGVDTPSLDIGAATRFDAHVAVLGAGLWGLENLANLGRLPPLGATVFVGAPAVAGASGGPARVLAVWS; this is encoded by the coding sequence ATGTGTCCACCCGGCGTTTTACGGCACGTTCACCAGGCGCTGAGCCGCCGCGACCTCTTCAAGCTCGGGGCGGGGGCGGCGCTCGCCGGGGCGTTTCCGGCAGCGACCCGCGCGCAAGCGGCCCGCACGCTGCGTTTTGCCAACCTGCGTGTTGCCCACGTGCAGGACCTCACGCACCCCCTCTCGCCGCGCTTTCCGGTGTTTCCCGCCTACGAACCCATGCGCGTGACGAAGCTCTTCGACGTGGAAGCCGACGGCTTTTTCGCCAACCGCTGGGACCTCGCCGAGCACACCGGTACGCACCTCGACGCGCCCGCGCACTTTATCGCGAACGGGGTCGCGGCCGACGGGCTCGAGCCCGAGAGCCTGCTTGCGCCGGTCGCCGTCATCGACCTCCGTGAGCGGGCGGCCGCGGATCCCGACACCGCCCTAGGGGTCGACGACCTCACCGCTTGGGAGGCCGAGCACGGCCCCCTGCCAGACGGCGCGGCGGTCTTTCTCTACTCGGGGTGGGACGCCCGCGCGGGCGACGCCAGAGCGTTTTTAAACGCCGACGCCGAGGGCACGCTGCACTTCCCGGGCTTCTCCCCCGAAGCGGCCGCGTTTCTCGTCAGCGAGCGCCGCATCGTCGGGGTCGGCGTCGACACCCCCTCGCTCGATATCGGCGCGGCGACGCGCTTCGACGCGCACGTCGCGGTGCTCGGCGCCGGGCTGTGGGGCCTGGAGAACCTCGCCAACCTCGGCCGCCTGCCGCCGCTGGGCGCGACCGTCTTCGTCGGCGCACCTGCCGTCGCGGGCGCGTCGGGGGGGCCGGCGCGGGTGTTGGCCGTGTGGTCGTAA
- a CDS encoding pyridoxal-phosphate dependent enzyme → MWPSQAVGLGAAANPGMTRAAVAKIARQTAQRVGRETRTNVLELRFAGPLCGVPDEGALAAIRMGAELEAMITDPVYEGKSLAGLIGLARSGEIPPGSRVLYVHLGGAPALDAYRKAFA, encoded by the coding sequence GTGTGGCCCTCGCAGGCTGTCGGCCTCGGCGCCGCCGCCAACCCCGGGATGACCCGCGCCGCCGTCGCGAAGATCGCCCGCCAGACCGCCCAGCGGGTGGGGCGGGAGACGAGGACGAACGTCCTCGAGCTGCGCTTTGCCGGGCCCCTTTGCGGCGTCCCGGACGAGGGGGCGCTAGCGGCGATTCGCATGGGTGCCGAGCTCGAGGCGATGATCACCGACCCGGTCTACGAGGGCAAGTCGCTAGCGGGGCTTATTGGGTTGGCCCGTTCGGGGGAGATCCCCCCGGGGAGCCGGGTGCTCTACGTGCATTTGGGCGGCGCACCCGCTTTGGACGCCTACCGCAAAGCGTTCGCGTAG
- a CDS encoding Crp/Fnr family transcriptional regulator, with protein sequence MVDSVRPLEALAHCPLFAKLPEDDLAALAAIAQERRYPKGAVLFWVSEKPEGLHIVTSGCVKTFILSPQSGREVILALERPFAAVADLAPLDEGLSPASAQAIEPTTTLLLEQHALMAVLHERPAIALHLLRRVGRRLRRLVWLVEQLSFQEVVHRLAGYLLERAEQGVPFALETNVSIAAQLGTVPELVSRNLTRLQQTGAVQLERRTVERVDAAALRELARSASR encoded by the coding sequence ATGGTTGACTCGGTGCGCCCCCTCGAGGCCCTCGCCCACTGCCCGCTCTTCGCCAAACTCCCCGAGGACGACCTCGCGGCGCTCGCCGCGATCGCGCAAGAGCGCCGCTACCCCAAGGGGGCGGTGCTCTTCTGGGTGAGCGAAAAGCCCGAAGGGCTCCACATCGTCACCTCGGGTTGCGTCAAGACCTTTATCCTGTCGCCGCAGAGCGGCCGCGAGGTGATCTTGGCGCTCGAGCGCCCCTTCGCCGCCGTCGCCGACCTCGCGCCGCTCGACGAGGGGCTCTCCCCCGCCAGCGCGCAGGCGATCGAGCCCACCACCACGCTGCTCCTCGAACAGCACGCGCTGATGGCGGTGCTGCACGAACGGCCCGCGATCGCCCTGCACCTGTTGCGGCGGGTGGGGCGGCGGCTGCGCCGGCTCGTGTGGCTCGTCGAGCAGCTCTCGTTTCAGGAGGTCGTCCACCGCTTGGCGGGATACCTGCTCGAGCGGGCCGAGCAGGGGGTGCCGTTTGCGCTCGAGACGAACGTCAGCATCGCCGCGCAGCTCGGCACGGTGCCGGAGCTCGTCAGCCGCAACCTCACGCGGTTGCAGCAGACCGGCGCGGTGCAGCTCGAGCGGCGCACCGTCGAGCGCGTCGACGCGGCCGCGCTGCGCGAGTTGGCGCGCTCGGCGAGCCGGTAG
- a CDS encoding ferredoxin: protein MPHIITEPCIGVKDKSCVDVCPVECIYEAEDQLYIHPDECIDCGACVPACPVSAIYPEEDVPSEWASYIQKNYDLAGV, encoded by the coding sequence ATGCCTCACATCATCACCGAGCCGTGCATCGGCGTCAAAGACAAGTCCTGCGTCGACGTCTGCCCCGTCGAGTGCATCTACGAGGCCGAAGACCAGCTCTACATCCACCCCGACGAGTGCATCGACTGCGGCGCCTGCGTCCCCGCCTGCCCGGTGAGCGCCATCTACCCCGAGGAGGACGTGCCGAGCGAGTGGGCGTCTTATATCCAGAAAAACTACGACCTCGCCGGGGTGTAG
- a CDS encoding NAD(P)/FAD-dependent oxidoreductase: METSAHPNQPLWDDHPWTPLPPLEGEVTAEVCVVGLGGSGLSCLLTLLEHGVSAVGLDALAVGGGAAGRNGGFLLAGLAPFYHDAVARFGRERAKALYTLTLTELDHIEALTPELVHRPGSLRIALSPEEEHDCERQYAAMRADALPVARYRGPEGRGLLFSTDGVVNPLARCRALARRAQAQGAALFERSPALGLSGTLVRTPKGRVRCNGVVVAIDGRLERLLPELAGTVRTARLQMLATAPTHEVHFPRPVYARWGYEYWQQRPDGRVALGGFRDAGGEAEWEPSPTVQARLERFLREQLGVRAPITHRWAAPVGYTTSGLPVLREVRPRVWAIGGYSGTGNVIGALLGRLAARLALAQPAPEAALF, translated from the coding sequence ATGGAGACCTCGGCCCACCCCAACCAACCCCTCTGGGACGACCACCCCTGGACGCCCCTCCCCCCCTTGGAGGGCGAGGTCACAGCCGAGGTCTGCGTCGTCGGTTTGGGCGGCTCCGGCTTAAGCTGCCTGCTCACGCTCCTCGAGCACGGCGTGAGCGCCGTCGGGCTCGACGCGCTCGCCGTGGGGGGCGGCGCCGCGGGGCGCAACGGCGGCTTTTTGCTGGCCGGGCTCGCGCCCTTTTACCACGACGCCGTCGCCCGCTTCGGCCGGGAGCGCGCAAAGGCGCTCTACACCCTTACGCTCACCGAGCTCGACCACATAGAGGCGCTCACCCCCGAGCTGGTCCACCGCCCGGGAAGCCTGCGGATCGCCCTCTCCCCCGAAGAAGAACACGACTGCGAGCGCCAGTACGCGGCGATGCGCGCCGACGCCCTGCCGGTCGCGCGGTACCGAGGCCCCGAGGGGCGGGGGCTCCTCTTCTCCACCGACGGCGTCGTGAACCCCCTCGCGCGCTGCCGCGCGCTCGCCCGCCGGGCGCAGGCGCAGGGCGCGGCGCTGTTCGAAAGGAGCCCCGCCCTCGGCCTCTCGGGCACCCTGGTGCGCACCCCCAAGGGGCGGGTGCGGTGCAACGGGGTCGTGGTGGCCATCGACGGGCGGCTCGAGCGGCTCCTCCCCGAGCTCGCCGGCACGGTCCGCACCGCGCGGCTCCAGATGCTCGCCACGGCGCCGACGCACGAGGTTCACTTCCCCCGGCCCGTCTACGCCCGTTGGGGCTACGAGTACTGGCAGCAGCGCCCCGACGGGCGCGTCGCGCTAGGTGGCTTCCGGGACGCGGGCGGCGAGGCCGAGTGGGAGCCCTCGCCGACCGTGCAGGCTCGGCTCGAGCGCTTTTTGCGCGAGCAGCTGGGCGTCCGGGCGCCCATCACCCACCGCTGGGCCGCACCGGTCGGTTACACCACCTCGGGGCTGCCGGTGCTGCGCGAGGTGCGGCCGCGCGTGTGGGCCATAGGCGGCTACAGCGGTACGGGCAACGTCATCGGGGCCCTTTTGGGGCGCCTCGCGGCGCGCCTCGCCCTCGCCCAACCGGCGCCCGAAGCGGCCCTCTTTTAA
- a CDS encoding DUF6069 family protein: MYATARPKRRRLLRDTLVAAPLGAAANALLFYASAAFGAFPQSVLVPRANAPFSVVPVIVFTLIGVLGAALMFCLVLWATPRPKRVFWTVAALVFTLMFFTPFSIPGAPVGMIVVLELMHVVAAAAALWPVARA, from the coding sequence ATGTACGCCACGGCCCGCCCCAAAAGACGCCGCCTGTTACGCGACACGCTCGTCGCCGCCCCCTTGGGGGCCGCCGCGAACGCGCTCCTCTTTTACGCCAGCGCCGCCTTCGGGGCGTTTCCGCAGAGCGTGCTCGTGCCGCGCGCCAATGCGCCCTTTAGTGTGGTTCCCGTGATCGTCTTTACCCTCATCGGGGTGTTGGGGGCGGCGCTGATGTTTTGCTTGGTCCTCTGGGCGACGCCGCGCCCCAAACGCGTCTTCTGGACGGTCGCGGCGCTCGTTTTTACGCTGATGTTCTTTACGCCCTTCTCCATTCCGGGCGCGCCCGTGGGGATGATCGTGGTGCTCGAGCTCATGCACGTCGTCGCGGCGGCCGCCGCGCTCTGGCCGGTCGCGCGGGCTTAA
- a CDS encoding ATP-binding protein, producing MVLGTEDATPLAFWFGVAEGVKVQLDDLVYVAVADPAEAGDTVRFYGVVDEVRRRFEGVQFDGDTELVTEGLLPANVAYAAHVLVTRVEPEDYIPPTPGDRVFAATGAALEKALYVDSMEAPLPAGVLRNGEPGYLNYDFISGQKGAHINISGISGIATKTSYALFLLFSIFHARHPKTGASLLENPNGSKALIFNVKGEDLLFLDQKNRTFAEAERKWQEKHRSARTRYDLLGLPTRPFESVGLHAPAAEGRTLQASTKTREGVAPYLWTLHDFARERMLPFVLADKDAMTNLGFLVAHVEERLYALAQAQRGPHLEVEDEDAGFVPEGSRDLYGRGRIDPDEEVSVESLGPRARLKTFDDLVSYLEYKLLLKDAEGDDGKGGDRRWTANQARATREAFVRRLRGAAKHLRALVRGDLSAREAARARLDILGSPEQVHVVDIHDLAPLAQMFVVGVLLRSVFEAQEARSGRGQVFVVLDELNKYAPAEGDSPIKDVLLDIAERGRSLGISLIGAQQTASEVERRVVGNAAVRVVGRLDAAESERAEYRFMPRSYLGRATILAPGTMIVHQPDVPQPMMLNFPFPAWATRKKECDTRVSDDEALGVLGELG from the coding sequence ATGGTTTTGGGCACCGAGGACGCGACCCCCTTGGCGTTTTGGTTCGGCGTCGCCGAGGGGGTCAAGGTGCAGCTCGACGACCTCGTCTACGTCGCCGTCGCCGACCCCGCCGAGGCGGGCGACACGGTGCGCTTTTACGGTGTCGTCGACGAGGTGCGGCGGCGTTTCGAGGGGGTGCAGTTCGACGGTGACACCGAACTCGTCACCGAGGGGCTCCTGCCCGCCAACGTCGCCTACGCCGCGCACGTGCTCGTGACCCGCGTCGAACCCGAGGACTACATCCCCCCGACGCCCGGCGACCGCGTCTTCGCGGCGACCGGAGCGGCGCTCGAAAAGGCGCTCTACGTCGACAGCATGGAGGCGCCCCTGCCCGCAGGCGTGTTGCGTAACGGCGAGCCGGGGTACCTCAACTACGACTTTATCAGCGGCCAAAAGGGCGCGCACATCAACATCTCGGGGATCTCGGGGATCGCCACGAAAACCTCCTACGCGCTCTTTCTGCTCTTTAGCATCTTTCACGCGCGCCACCCCAAGACGGGGGCGAGCTTGCTCGAGAACCCGAACGGCTCCAAAGCGCTCATCTTCAACGTCAAGGGCGAAGACCTGCTCTTTTTGGACCAGAAAAACCGCACGTTCGCCGAGGCCGAGCGCAAGTGGCAGGAAAAGCACCGCTCGGCGCGCACCCGTTACGACCTCCTGGGGCTCCCCACGCGCCCGTTTGAGAGCGTCGGTCTGCACGCCCCCGCCGCCGAAGGGCGCACCCTGCAGGCGAGCACGAAGACCCGCGAGGGGGTCGCGCCGTACCTCTGGACGCTGCACGACTTCGCGCGCGAGCGGATGCTGCCTTTCGTGTTGGCCGACAAGGACGCCATGACCAACCTGGGCTTTTTGGTCGCGCACGTCGAGGAGCGGCTCTACGCGCTCGCGCAGGCGCAGCGGGGCCCGCACCTCGAGGTCGAGGACGAGGACGCGGGCTTCGTGCCCGAGGGGTCGCGCGACCTCTACGGGCGCGGGCGCATCGACCCCGACGAGGAGGTGTCGGTAGAGAGCCTGGGCCCTAGAGCGCGCCTGAAAACGTTCGACGACCTGGTGTCGTACCTAGAGTACAAGCTGCTCCTCAAAGACGCCGAGGGGGACGACGGCAAGGGGGGCGACCGCCGCTGGACGGCGAACCAGGCCAGGGCGACCCGCGAGGCCTTCGTCCGCCGTTTGCGCGGGGCCGCCAAGCACCTGCGGGCGCTCGTGCGCGGCGACCTCTCGGCCCGGGAGGCGGCGCGCGCGCGCCTTGATATCTTGGGGAGCCCCGAGCAGGTGCACGTCGTCGACATTCACGACCTCGCGCCCCTGGCGCAGATGTTCGTCGTGGGGGTGCTGCTGCGCAGCGTCTTCGAGGCGCAAGAGGCGCGCAGCGGCCGCGGTCAGGTCTTCGTGGTGTTGGATGAGCTCAACAAGTACGCCCCCGCCGAGGGCGACTCGCCCATCAAGGACGTGCTTTTAGACATCGCCGAGCGCGGGCGCAGTTTGGGCATCAGCCTGATCGGAGCGCAGCAGACCGCCAGCGAGGTCGAGCGCCGCGTGGTGGGTAATGCCGCCGTGCGCGTCGTCGGGCGCTTGGACGCGGCCGAGAGCGAACGCGCCGAGTACCGCTTTATGCCGCGCTCGTACCTGGGCCGCGCGACCATCTTGGCGCCTGGCACGATGATCGTGCACCAACCCGACGTGCCGCAGCCGATGATGCTCAACTTTCCCTTTCCAGCCTGGGCGACGCGCAAAAAGGAGTGCGACACGCGCGTCTCGGACGACGAGGCGTTGGGCGTCTTGGGGGAGCTGGGGTAG